The Vibrio astriarenae genome contains a region encoding:
- the srmB gene encoding ATP-dependent RNA helicase SrmB, whose product MIKTFADLDLDPNLLDAIEEMGFSRPTQVQAEAIPQALEGRDVLASAPTGTGKTAAFVIPALQYLQDFPRKKAGPARVLILTPTRELAMQVADQARALAKNTKLNIFTITGGVQYEEHADILKTTQDIVVATPGRLMEYINAERFDCRAIEWLILDEADRMLDMGFGPTVDRLSGECRWRKQTLLFSATLEGRGVEGFTADLLKNPAEVDAEPSRRERKKIAQWYHRADDMEHKLALLKVIITEQAERTIVFLKTRERLAELRAQLESAQIPCSWIQGEMPQDRRNNAISRFRDGTVNVLLATDVAARGIDLPDVSHVINYDMPRTADVYLHRIGRTARAGKKGNAISLVEMHDQPMMDRVARYVKEDIKERFIKELRPKHKKPTFKKKNKKKVEKKSAKKKVAKKKK is encoded by the coding sequence GTGATTAAAACGTTTGCAGATTTAGACCTAGATCCTAACCTGCTGGATGCCATCGAAGAAATGGGCTTTTCTCGCCCAACTCAAGTTCAAGCAGAAGCGATTCCACAAGCGCTTGAAGGTCGAGATGTTCTTGCCTCTGCGCCTACCGGCACGGGTAAAACAGCTGCATTCGTGATCCCTGCTCTGCAATATCTGCAAGACTTCCCTCGCAAGAAGGCAGGTCCTGCCCGCGTACTTATCCTGACACCGACTCGCGAGCTGGCAATGCAAGTCGCTGACCAAGCGCGCGCACTGGCTAAGAACACCAAGCTCAACATCTTCACCATCACCGGTGGCGTCCAGTATGAAGAGCACGCAGATATCCTCAAAACAACACAAGATATTGTTGTAGCAACCCCGGGCCGCTTGATGGAATACATCAATGCAGAACGTTTTGACTGCCGCGCAATTGAATGGCTAATCTTAGATGAAGCTGACCGTATGCTGGATATGGGCTTTGGACCAACTGTCGACCGTTTGTCTGGCGAGTGCCGCTGGCGTAAACAAACACTGCTGTTCTCTGCAACACTTGAAGGCCGTGGTGTTGAAGGCTTTACTGCGGATCTACTAAAAAATCCTGCAGAGGTCGATGCTGAACCATCACGCCGTGAGCGTAAGAAAATCGCGCAATGGTATCACCGTGCCGATGACATGGAACACAAACTTGCCCTGCTGAAAGTGATCATCACTGAGCAAGCAGAGCGCACCATCGTCTTCCTTAAGACACGTGAGCGCTTAGCAGAGCTACGTGCTCAATTAGAGAGCGCACAGATCCCATGCTCTTGGATTCAAGGTGAAATGCCGCAAGATCGCCGTAACAACGCGATTTCACGCTTCCGCGATGGTACAGTGAATGTACTGCTGGCTACCGATGTTGCTGCGCGTGGTATCGACCTTCCAGATGTTAGCCATGTGATTAACTATGACATGCCGCGTACCGCTGATGTTTATCTGCACCGTATCGGTCGTACAGCGCGTGCGGGTAAGAAAGGTAATGCGATTTCACTGGTTGAGATGCATGACCAACCTATGATGGATCGTGTCGCTCGTTATGTGAAAGAGGACATCAAAGAGCGTTTCATTAAAGAGCTGCGCCCGAAACACAAAAAGCCAACGTTCAAGAAAAAGAACAAAAAGAAAGTAGAGAAAAAAAGCGCGAAGAAGAAAGTCGCGAAGAAGAAAAAATAA